The Streptomyces sp. DG1A-41 genomic sequence TATTTCCCGAGCAGAGGCCGTGGCGCGTATCAATGAAGCATACGAAGGATCAGAGATCGATCCCTATCCCGACCTCATGTGCCACGAAGAGCCGGAGTACTGGGCCTACGGGCTCTACTTCAAGGCCAGGAACGGGGTGATTCCGCGCGGGGAAGATGCCGCGGACCTTGCGCAGTGGGAGAAGAGGTTGGCCCCTCCGAAGACCTCGCACGTGTGGACACTCGCTGAGTGAGCTTGCCCCGCCCCTGAAGAGTCAGCTTTCCTGTCGGTGAGGGTGCCGCGGCTCCGGGAGCAGGGCGCCACCGACCACCGGCTGCGGTCCCGCCCTGCGGACACCGAGAACAGCGACTGGGAGGGCCTTGAGTCGACTTCGATCGAGTCGGTTCCTGCCGGCACCCCTCTGCCGGCGCCGGGCGCGCCCGGAGGTCTCGCTGTCAAGGGCCGGGGCCCCGCGGCCCGTGTTTGACCTACATCACCCCCGGGGTATTCTCTCCGGCTCGATTGGCGTCTGCCATGCCCCGTATGGCAGACTGTCCGAGTTGCTCGGTCGAGTGTTGATGCTGCGCGCCTCCCGCCGGGAGGACCGGAAGCGAGTCCCACAGTACTCGTCGTCCCAACTGCCACACGGCAGCGCTGGGGCGGACGTACGGGAATCTTTCGGGAAGCGTCAGTGCGGCACCGGCCAGGCACCCGGTGGCCTTCTGGTCCCGGTCTGCGGTTCCGGAAGGGCCGTGTGCATTCCCTGCAGGGATGTTCATACAAGGGACATCTATGTCAGTGGAAGAGCGACACGCCCGACCGCGTGGGTCGGACAGAAGGGCTGGAACCACCGGGTTCCAGAGCGTTACGAGAGACAGGACTACTGAGTAGCCATGGCGGGACAGAAGATCCGCATCCGGCTCAAGGCCTACGACCACGAGGTCATCGACTCCTCGGCGAAGAAGATCGTCGAGACGGTGACGCGTACTGGTGCGTCGGTCGCGGGCCCGGTGCCGCTGCCCACTGAGAAGAACGTGTACTGCGTCATCAAGTCGCCGCACAAGTACAAGGACTCGCGCGAGCACTTCGAGATGCGCACCCACAAGCGCCTGATCGACATCCTCGACCCGACCCCCAAGACCGTTGACTCTCTGATGCGACTCGACCTCCCGGCCGGTGTCGACATCGAGATCAAGCTCTGAGGCCGGTGATCTGAGAGATGGCTAAGCAGATCAAGGGCATCCTGGGCGAGAAGCTCGGTATGACGCAGGTGTGGGACGCGAACAACCGCGTCGTCCCGGTCACCGTCGTCAAGGCCGGGCCCAACGTCGTCACCCAGGTCCGTACGAACGATGTCGACGGCTACGAGTCCGTCCAGATCGCCTTCGGCGAGATCGACCCGCGCAAGGTGAACAAGCCCCTCAAGGGCCACTTCGCCAAGGCCGACGTCACCCCCCGTCGCCACCTCGTCGAGATCCGCACCGCGGACGCCTCCGAGTACACGCTGGGCCAGGAGATCACCGCTGAGGTGTTCGAGGCCGGCGTGAAGGTCGACGTGACCGGCAAGAGCAAGGGCAAGGGCTTCGCCGGTGTCATGAAGCGTCACAACTTCAAGGGCCTCGGCGCCGGACACGGCACCCAGCGCAAGCACCGCTCTCCCGGTTCCATCGGTGGCTGGCGCCACCCCGGGCCGCGTGTTCAAGGGCCTCCGCATGGCGGGTCGCATGGGCAACGAGCGGGTCACCACCCAGAACCTGACCGTCCACGCCGTTGACGCGGAGAAGGGTCTGCTGCTCATCAAGGGCGCGGTTCCCGGTCCGAACGGCGGCCTCGTCCTGGTCCGCACCGCGGCCAAGGGGGCCTGAGGTAATGAGCACTGTTGACATCCTTTCGCCGGCGGGCGACAAGGCCGGTTCCGTCGAGCTCCCCGCGGAGATCTTCGACGTCGAGAAGGTCAGCATTCCGCTGATCCACCAGGTCGTCGTCGCGCAGCTGGCCGCTGCCCGCCAGGGCACGCACAAGACCAAGACCCGTGGCGAGGTCCGTGGTGGCGGCAAGAAGCCGTACCGCCAGAAGGGCACCGGTCGCGCCCGTCAGGGCTCGACCCGCGCGCCGCAGTTCGCCGGTGGTGGCGTCGTGCACGGTCCCGTGCCGCGCGACTACTCGCAGCGGACGCCCAAGAAGATGAAGGCTGCCGCGCTGCGTCACGCCCTCACCGACCGGGCCCGTCACAACCGCATCCACGTCGTCTCCGGCGTGGTCGAGGGCGAGACCCCCTCCACCAAGGCCGCCAAGAGCCTGTTCGGCAAGATCAGCGAGCGCAAGAACCTGCTCCTGGTCGTCGACCGCTCCGACGAGGCCGCGTGGCTGTCCGCCCGCAACCTGCCCCAGGTCCACATCCTGGAGCCGGGCCAGCTGAACACGTACGACGTTCTCGTCTCGGACGACGTGGTCTTCACCAAGGCCGCTTTCGAGTCCTTCGTCGCCGGCCCGAAGGCCAACGACACCGAAGGGAGCGAGGTCTGATGGCCATCCGTCACCCCGCTATCGCCTCGAAGGCCGCGAAGAAGGCCAAGGAGGCCCGCGTCAAGAAGGCGCGTCGCCACGCCACCGAGGGCAAGAACACCGTCGAGACCCCGCTGAGCAAGTCCTTCACGGACCCCCGTGACGTGCTGCTCAAGCCGGTCGTCTCGGAGAAGAGCTACGCGCTCCTCGACGAGGGCAAGTACACCTTCATCGTCGACCCGAGCGCCAACAAGACCCAGATCAAGCAGGCCGTCCAGTCGGTCTTCTCGGTCAAGGTCACCGGGGTCAACACGATCAACCGCCAGGGCAAGCGCAAGCGGACCCGCACGGGCTTCGGCCAGCGCGCGTCCACCAAGCGCGCGATCGTGACCCTCGCCGAGGGCGACCGTATCGACATCTTCGGCGGTCCGACCGCGTAAGCGGTCAGGATCGTCCGGAATCGGACGAGGACTGAGAAATGGGTATCCGCAAGTACAAGCCGACGACTCCTGGCCGTCGTGGTGCCAGCGTCGCCGACTTCGTCGAGGTCACGCGGTCCACGCCGGAGAAGTCGTTGGTCCGCCCCCTGCACAGCAAGGGTGGCCGTAACAACTCCGGTCGTGTGACCGTCCGCCACCAGGGTGGTGGCCACAAGCGCGCCTACCGCGTGATCGACTTCCGTCGTCACGACAAGGACGGCGTGCCGGCGAAGGTCGCGCACATCGAGTACGACCCCAACCGCACCGCGCGCATCGCGCTCCTGCACTACGCGGACGGCGAGAAGCGCTACATCCTCGCGCCGCGTGGCCTGTCGCAGGGCGACCGCGTCGAGAACGGCCCCGGGGCCGACATCAAGCCGGGCAACAACCTTGCCCTGCGCAACATCCCGGTCGGTACCACGCTGCACGCCATCGAGCTGCGTCCGGGCGGCGGCGCGAAGTTCGCCCGCTCCGCCGGCGCCTCCGTGCAGCTGCTCGCGAAGGAGGGCTCCATGGCCCACCTGCGCATGCCGTCCGGTGAGATCCGCCTGGTCGACGTCCGCTGCCGCGCCACTGTGGGCGAGGTCGGCAACGCCGAGCAGAGCAACATCAACTGGGGCAAGGCCGGCCGTAAGCGCTGGCTGGGCGTCCGCCCGACCGTCCGTGGTGTGGTCATGAACCCGGTTGACCACCCGCACGGTGGTGGTGAGGGCCGAACCTCCGGTGGTCGCCACCCGGTGTCCCCGTGGGGCAAGAAGGAAGGCCGTACTCGTTCGCCCAAGAAGGCGTCGAACAAGTACATCGTCCGCCGCCGCAAGACGAACAAGAAGCGCTAGGAGCGGGTTTAGATGCCGCGCAGTCTCAAGAAGGGGCCCTTCGTCGACGACCACCTGATCAAGAAGGTGGACGCCCAGAACGAAGCAGGCACCAAGAACGTCATCAAGACCTGGTCCCGTCGCTCCATGATCGTGCCGGCCATGCTCGGCCACACGCTCGCGGTGCACAACGGCAAGACCCACATTCCGGTGTTTGTCACCGAGTCGATGGTCGGCCACAAGCTCGGCGAGTTCTCGCCGACGCGCACCTTCCGGGGTCACGTCAAGGACGACCGGAAGTCGAAGCGCCGCTAAGCGCGGGGTGGAATGACCATGACAGACACTGGAAGGACAACCATGGAAGCCAGGGCCCAGGCGCGGTACATCCGCGTCACGCCCATGAAGGCCCGCCGCGTGGTGGACCTCATCCGTGGCCTGAACGCCACGGAGGCTCAGGCGGTCCTGCGTTTCGCCCCGCAGGCCGCGAGCGTGCCGGTCGGCAAGGTGCTGGACAGCGCCATCGCCAACGCCGCGCACAACTACGACCACACCGATGTCGACAGCCTCTACATCTCCGAGGCCTACGTCGACGAGGGCCCGACCCTGAAGCGGTTCCGTCCGCGCGCCCAGGGCCGTGCCTACCGGATCCGCAAGCGGACCAGCCACATCACCGTGGTCGTCAGCAGCAAGGAAGGAACCCGGTAATGGGCCAGAAGGTAAACCCGCACGGGTTCCGGCTCGGCGTTACGACCGACTTCAAGTCGCGCTGGTACGCCGACAAGCTGTACAAGGACTACGTCAAGGAGGACGTCGCCATCCGCCGGATGATGACGTCCGGCATGGAGCGCGCCGGTATCTCCAAGGTGGAGATCGAGCGCACCCGTGACCGCGTGCGTGTGGACATCCACACCGCTCGTCCGGGCATCGTCATCGGCCGCCGCGGCGCCGAGGCCGACCGCATCCGCGGTGACCTGGAGAAGCTGACCGGCAAGCAGGTCCAGCTGAACATCCTCGAGGTCAAGAACCCGGAGACGGACGCTCAGCTGGTGGCCCAGGCCGTCGCCGAGCAGCTGTCCTCCCGCGTCTCCTTCCGCCGTGCCATGCGCAAGAGCATGCAGTCGGCGATGAAGGCCGGCGCCAAGGGCATCAAGATCCAGTGCGGTGGCCGCCTCGGTGGCGCCGAGATGTCCCGCTCGGAGTTCTACCGCGAGGGCCGTGTGCCCCTGCACACGCTCCGCGCGAACGTGGACTACGGCTTCTTCGAGGCCAAGACGACCTTCGGCCGCATCGGCGTGAAGGTCTGGATCTACAAGGGCGACGTCAAGAACATCGCCGAGGTCCGCGCCGAGAACGCCGCTGCCCGTGCGGGTAACCGCCCGGCCCGCGGCGGTGCCGACCGCCCGGCCCGTGGTGGCCGCGGTGGCGAGCGGCGCGGTCGCAAGCCGCAGCAGGCTGCCGGCGCCGAGGCCCCCAAGGCCGAGGCTCCCGCGTCCGCCGCTCCGGCTGAGAGCACCGGAACGGAGGCCTGACCGACATGCTGATCCCCCGTAGGGTCAAGCACCGCAAGCAGCACCACCCCAAGCGCAACGGCATGTCCAAGGGTGGCACGCAGGTTGCGTTCGGCGAGTACGGCATCCAGGCGCTGACCTCGGCCTACGTGACGAACCGTCAGATCGAGGCCGCTCGTATCGCCATGACGCGTCACATCAAGCGTGGTGGCAAGGTCTGGATCAACATCTACCCGGACCGCCCCCTCACCAAGAAGCCGGCCGAGACCCGCATGGGTTCCGGTAAGGGCTCGCCGGAGTGGTGGGTGGCCAACGTCAAGCCCGGACGCGTGATGTTCGAGCTGTCGTACCCCAACGAGAAGATCGCGCGCGAGGCCCTGACCCGTGCGGCTCACAAGCTGCCGATGAAGTGCAAGATCGTCAAGCGCGAGGCAGGTGAAGCGTGATGTCGGCCGGTACCAAGGCGTCCGAGCTGCGCGAGCTGGGCAACGAGGAGCTCCTCAACAAGCTCCGCGAGGCCAAGGAAGAGCTGTTCAACCTCCGCTTCCAGGCGGCGACGGGCCAGCTCGAGAACCACGGTCGGCTCAAGGCCGTCCGCAAGGACATCGCGCGGATCTACACCCTGATGCGAGAGCGCGAGCTGGGCATCGAGACGGTGGAGAGCGCCTGATGAGCGAGAGCAGCAACGTGACTGAAGAGACCAAGACGGACCGCGGTTTCCGCAAGACCCGTGAGGGTCTGGTCGTCAGCGACAAGATGGACAAGACCGTCGTCGTCGCCGTCGAGGACCGCGTCAAGCACGCGCTGTACGGCAAGGTCATCCGCCGTACGAACAAGCTCAAGGCGCACGACGAGCAGAACGCCGCGGGTGTCGGCGACCGCGTCCTCCTCATGGAGACCCGGCCGCTGTCCGCGACGAAGCGCTGGCGCGTCGTAGAGATCCTCGAGAAGGCCAAGTAATCCCGCCTAGGGGGACCCCCTAGGCATCGTTCCGCCAGGCTCGGGGAGAAGCGTGAGTCATTCACGCTTCTCCCCGGGAACCGGCAGACAACCAGGAGATAGACGTGATCCAGCAGGAGTCGCGACTGCGTGTCGCCGACAACACGGGTGCGAAGGAGATCCTCTGCATCCGTGTGCTCGGCGGCTCCGGTCGCCGCTACGCGGGTATCGGTGACGTCATCGTCGCCACCGTCAAGGACGCGATCCCCGGTGGCAACGTGAAGAAGGGTGACGTCGTCAAGGCGGTCATCGTTCGCACCGTCAAGGAGCGCCGCCGTCCGGACGGCTCGTACATCCGCTTCGACGAGAACGCCGCTGTCATTCTGAAGAACGACGGCGACCCTCGTGGCACCCGTATCTTCGGCCCGGTCGGCCGTGAGCTGCGCGAGAAGAAGTTCATGAAGATCATCTCCCTCGCGCCGGAGGTGCTGTGAGCATGAAGATCAAGAAGGGCGACCTGGTCCAGGTCATCACCGGTAAGGACAAGGGCAAGCAGGGCAAGGTCATCGCGGCCTTCCCCCGCGAGGACCGTGTCCTGGTCGAGGGTGTCAACCGGGTCAAGAAGCACACCAAGGCCGGTCCGACGGCTCGCGGTTCGCAGGCCGGCGGCATCGTCACCACCGAGGCGCCGATCCACGTCTCCAACGTCCAGCTGGTCGTGGAGAAGGACGGCAAGAAGGTCGTGACCCGCGTCGGTTACCGCTTCGACGACGAAGGCAACAAGATCCGCGTTGCCAAGCGGACGGGTGAGGACATCTGATGACGACCACCACCACTCCGCGCCTGAAGCAGAAGTACCGTGAGGAGATCACGGGCAAGCTGCGTGACGAGTTCAAGTACGAGAACGTCATGCAGATCCCCGGTCTCGTGAAGATCGTGGTCAACATGGGTGTGGGCGACGCCGCCCGCGACTCCAAGCTGATCGAGGGCGCCATCCGCGACCTCACCACGATCACCGGTCAGAAGCCGGCCGTCACCAAGGCCCGCAAGTCCATCGCGCAGTTCAAGCTGCGTGAGGGTCAGCCGATCGGTGCCCACGTCACGCTCCGTGGCGACCGCATGTGGGAGTTCCTGGACCGCACCCTGTCGCTCGCGCTGCCGCGCATCCGCGACTTCCGCGGCCTGTCCCCCAAGCAGTTCGACGGCCGTGGCAACTACACCTTCGGTCTCACGGAGCAGGTCATGTTCCACGAGATCGACCAGGACAAGATCGACCGCGTCCGGGGTATGGACATCACCGTGGTCACCACGGCGACCAACGACGCTGAGGGCCGCGCGCTCCTTCGTCACCTCGGCTTCCCCTTCAAGGAGGCGTGAGCGAGATGGCGAAGAAGGCTCTGATTGCCAAGGCTGCTCGCAAGCCCAAGTTCGGTGTGCGTGGCTACACCCGCTGCCAGCGCTGCGGCCGCCCGCACTCCGTGTACCGCAAGTTCGGCCTGTGCCGCGTGTGCCTTCGTGAGATGGCTCACCGTGGCGAGCTGCCGGGCGTGACCAAGAGTTCCTGGTAATCCCCCCAATCAGGGATTAGCAGGGCTCTCGGTAAGCATCTGGGGCGGCAGGACGTCCAGCTCACATGCCGTAGGCTTGTGGGGTTGGGCGTCTGCCGCCGCCCTTACGACTTACTACGCCGTAGGTCCACCGCGCCGCACCCGTCCCGTCTCGGATCGGGGAGAGGGATGGCGCACCAGGAAACCCCGGCGAGAGAGGCCGAAGGCCAATTCATGACCATGACTGATCCGATCGCAGACATGCTGACCCGTCTGCGGAACGCGAACTCGGCATACCACGACACCGTGGCGATGCCGCACTCGAAGATCAAGTCGCACATCGCGGAGATCCTCCAGCAGGAGGGCTTCATCACGGGCTGGAAGGTCGAGGACGCCGAGGTCGGCAAGAACCTCGTCCTGGAGCTGAAGTTCGGCCCCAACCGTGAGCGCTCCATCGCGGGCATCAAGCGGATCTCCAAGCCCGGTCTCCGGGTGTACGCGAAGTCCACCAACCTGCCGAAGGTGCTGGGCGGCCTGGGCGTGGCCATCATCTCCACGTCCCACGGTCTCCTGACCGACAAGCAGGCGCAGAAGAAGGGCGTGGGTGGGGAAGTCCTCGCCTACGTCTGGTAGTTCGGGAACGGAGGAGAGACACAATGTCGCGTATCGGCAAGCTCCCCATCCCGGTTCCCGCCGGCGTGGACGTCACCATCGACGGCCGTACGGTCGCGGTCAAGGGCCCCAAGGGCGAACTGACCCACACCGTCATCGCGCCGATCGACATCGCCAAGGCCGAGGACGGCACCCTGCAGGTGCTCCGGCCCAACGACGAGCGGCAGAGCAAGGCCCTGCACGGCCTGTCCCGCACGCTGGTGGCGAACATGATCACCGGTGTGACCCAGGGATACGTCAAGAAGCTCGAAATCAGCGGTGTCGGTTACCGCGTCCAGGCCAAGGGCTCCAACCTGGAGTTCTCCCTGGGCTACAGCCACCCGATCCTGGTCGAGGCCCCCGAGGGCATCACCTTCAAGGTGGAGTCCCCGACCCGTTTCTCGGTCGAGGGCATCGACAAGCAGAAGGTCGGCGAGGTTGCGGCCAACATCCGCAAGCTGCGCAGGCCCGACCCGTACAAGGCCAAGGGTGTCAAGTACGAGGGCGAAGTCATCCGCCGCAAGGTCGGAAAGGCGGGTAAGTAAGCCATGGCATACGGGCAGAAGATCCTGAAGGGCGACGCCTACAAGCGCGCCTCGATCAAGCGCCGTCACATCCGGATCCGCAAGCGGATCAACGGTACGGCGGAGCGTCCCCGTCTGGTCGTGACCCGCTCGAACCGCCACATCGTGGCGCAGGTGATCGACGACCTGAAGGGTCACACCCTGGCATCGGCGTCCACGCTGGACAGCTCGATCCGCGGTGGCGAGGGCGACAAGTCCGCGCAGGCCAAGCAGGTCGGCGCCCTGGTCGCCGAGCGTGCCAAGGCCGCCGGTGTCGAGGCCGTCGTGTTCGACCGTGGTGGTAACCAGTACGCGGGGCGCATCGCCGCCCTGGCGGACGCCGCCCGCGAGGCCGGACTCAAGTTCTGAGTCCTGGTTCCGTAGCTAGCGGAGACAGAGAGAGGTAATTCCAATGGCTGGACCCCAGCGCCGCGGTGGCGGTGCCGGTGGCGGCGAGCGGCGGGACCGGAAGGGCCGTGACGGCGGCGCAGCTGCCGCCGAGAAGACCGCGTACGTTGAGCGCGTTGTCGCGATCAACCGCGTCGCCAAGGTTGTGAAGGGTGGTCGTCGCTTCAGCTTCACCGCGCTGGTCGTGGTGGGCGACGGTGACGGCACCGTGGGTGTCGGATACGGCAAGGCCAAGGAGGTGCCGGCCGCCATCGCCAAGGGCGTTGAGGAGGCCAAGAAGCACTTCTTCAAGGTCCCCCGGATCCAGGGCACCATCCCGCACCCCATCCAGGGTGAGAAGGCTGCCGGCGTCGTCCTGCTCAAGCCCGCGTCGCCCGGTACCGGTGTTATCGCCGGTGGCCCGGTGCGTGCCGTGCTCGAGTGCGCCGGTATCCACGACGTGCTGTCGAAGTCGCTCGGCTCCGACAACGCGATCAACATCGTGCACGCCACCGTGGAGGCCCTGAAGGGCCTGCAGCGTCCCGAGGAGATCGCGGCCCGCCGTGGTCTGCCCCTCGAGGACGTCGCTCCCGCGGCTCTCCTGCGTGCGCGTGCCGGGGCGGGTGCGTAATCATGGCGCAGCTCAAGATCACGCAGGTCAAGTCCTACATCGGCAGCAAGCAGAACCACCGTGACACCCTGCGCTCCCTTGGTCTCAAGGGCATCAACACGCAGGTCGTCAAGGAGGACCGCCCCGAGTTCCGCGGCATGGTGCACACCGTCCGCCACCTCGTGACGGTCGAGGAGGTCGACTGATCATGGCGGAGAACAACCCGCTCAAGATCCACAACCTCCGTCCCGCCCCGGGCGCCAAGACCGCCAAGACCCGTGTCGGTCGTGGTGAGGCGTCGAAGGGTAAGACGGCCGGTCGTGGTACCAAGGGCACCAAGGCCCGCTACCAGGTTCCGGAGCGCTTCGAGGGTGGGCAGATGCCCCTCCACATGCGTCTCCCGAAGCTGAAGGGCTTCAAGAACCCGTTCAAGACCGAGTACCAGGTCGTGAACCTCGACAAGCTGGCCGCGCTCTACCCCGAGGGTGGCGAGGTCACCGTCGAGTCGC encodes the following:
- the rpsJ gene encoding 30S ribosomal protein S10; this encodes MAGQKIRIRLKAYDHEVIDSSAKKIVETVTRTGASVAGPVPLPTEKNVYCVIKSPHKYKDSREHFEMRTHKRLIDILDPTPKTVDSLMRLDLPAGVDIEIKL
- the rplD gene encoding 50S ribosomal protein L4, which encodes MSTVDILSPAGDKAGSVELPAEIFDVEKVSIPLIHQVVVAQLAAARQGTHKTKTRGEVRGGGKKPYRQKGTGRARQGSTRAPQFAGGGVVHGPVPRDYSQRTPKKMKAAALRHALTDRARHNRIHVVSGVVEGETPSTKAAKSLFGKISERKNLLLVVDRSDEAAWLSARNLPQVHILEPGQLNTYDVLVSDDVVFTKAAFESFVAGPKANDTEGSEV
- the rplW gene encoding 50S ribosomal protein L23, with product MAIRHPAIASKAAKKAKEARVKKARRHATEGKNTVETPLSKSFTDPRDVLLKPVVSEKSYALLDEGKYTFIVDPSANKTQIKQAVQSVFSVKVTGVNTINRQGKRKRTRTGFGQRASTKRAIVTLAEGDRIDIFGGPTA
- the rplB gene encoding 50S ribosomal protein L2; translation: MGIRKYKPTTPGRRGASVADFVEVTRSTPEKSLVRPLHSKGGRNNSGRVTVRHQGGGHKRAYRVIDFRRHDKDGVPAKVAHIEYDPNRTARIALLHYADGEKRYILAPRGLSQGDRVENGPGADIKPGNNLALRNIPVGTTLHAIELRPGGGAKFARSAGASVQLLAKEGSMAHLRMPSGEIRLVDVRCRATVGEVGNAEQSNINWGKAGRKRWLGVRPTVRGVVMNPVDHPHGGGEGRTSGGRHPVSPWGKKEGRTRSPKKASNKYIVRRRKTNKKR
- the rpsS gene encoding 30S ribosomal protein S19; amino-acid sequence: MPRSLKKGPFVDDHLIKKVDAQNEAGTKNVIKTWSRRSMIVPAMLGHTLAVHNGKTHIPVFVTESMVGHKLGEFSPTRTFRGHVKDDRKSKRR
- the rplV gene encoding 50S ribosomal protein L22, producing MEARAQARYIRVTPMKARRVVDLIRGLNATEAQAVLRFAPQAASVPVGKVLDSAIANAAHNYDHTDVDSLYISEAYVDEGPTLKRFRPRAQGRAYRIRKRTSHITVVVSSKEGTR
- the rpsC gene encoding 30S ribosomal protein S3 — its product is MGQKVNPHGFRLGVTTDFKSRWYADKLYKDYVKEDVAIRRMMTSGMERAGISKVEIERTRDRVRVDIHTARPGIVIGRRGAEADRIRGDLEKLTGKQVQLNILEVKNPETDAQLVAQAVAEQLSSRVSFRRAMRKSMQSAMKAGAKGIKIQCGGRLGGAEMSRSEFYREGRVPLHTLRANVDYGFFEAKTTFGRIGVKVWIYKGDVKNIAEVRAENAAARAGNRPARGGADRPARGGRGGERRGRKPQQAAGAEAPKAEAPASAAPAESTGTEA
- the rplP gene encoding 50S ribosomal protein L16 is translated as MLIPRRVKHRKQHHPKRNGMSKGGTQVAFGEYGIQALTSAYVTNRQIEAARIAMTRHIKRGGKVWINIYPDRPLTKKPAETRMGSGKGSPEWWVANVKPGRVMFELSYPNEKIAREALTRAAHKLPMKCKIVKREAGEA
- the rpmC gene encoding 50S ribosomal protein L29, with the protein product MSAGTKASELRELGNEELLNKLREAKEELFNLRFQAATGQLENHGRLKAVRKDIARIYTLMRERELGIETVESA
- the rpsQ gene encoding 30S ribosomal protein S17, which translates into the protein MSESSNVTEETKTDRGFRKTREGLVVSDKMDKTVVVAVEDRVKHALYGKVIRRTNKLKAHDEQNAAGVGDRVLLMETRPLSATKRWRVVEILEKAK
- the rplN gene encoding 50S ribosomal protein L14, with the protein product MIQQESRLRVADNTGAKEILCIRVLGGSGRRYAGIGDVIVATVKDAIPGGNVKKGDVVKAVIVRTVKERRRPDGSYIRFDENAAVILKNDGDPRGTRIFGPVGRELREKKFMKIISLAPEVL
- the rplX gene encoding 50S ribosomal protein L24, which produces MKIKKGDLVQVITGKDKGKQGKVIAAFPREDRVLVEGVNRVKKHTKAGPTARGSQAGGIVTTEAPIHVSNVQLVVEKDGKKVVTRVGYRFDDEGNKIRVAKRTGEDI
- the rplE gene encoding 50S ribosomal protein L5 — protein: MTTTTTPRLKQKYREEITGKLRDEFKYENVMQIPGLVKIVVNMGVGDAARDSKLIEGAIRDLTTITGQKPAVTKARKSIAQFKLREGQPIGAHVTLRGDRMWEFLDRTLSLALPRIRDFRGLSPKQFDGRGNYTFGLTEQVMFHEIDQDKIDRVRGMDITVVTTATNDAEGRALLRHLGFPFKEA
- a CDS encoding type Z 30S ribosomal protein S14: MAKKALIAKAARKPKFGVRGYTRCQRCGRPHSVYRKFGLCRVCLREMAHRGELPGVTKSSW
- the rpsH gene encoding 30S ribosomal protein S8 — protein: MTMTDPIADMLTRLRNANSAYHDTVAMPHSKIKSHIAEILQQEGFITGWKVEDAEVGKNLVLELKFGPNRERSIAGIKRISKPGLRVYAKSTNLPKVLGGLGVAIISTSHGLLTDKQAQKKGVGGEVLAYVW
- the rplF gene encoding 50S ribosomal protein L6, with translation MSRIGKLPIPVPAGVDVTIDGRTVAVKGPKGELTHTVIAPIDIAKAEDGTLQVLRPNDERQSKALHGLSRTLVANMITGVTQGYVKKLEISGVGYRVQAKGSNLEFSLGYSHPILVEAPEGITFKVESPTRFSVEGIDKQKVGEVAANIRKLRRPDPYKAKGVKYEGEVIRRKVGKAGK
- the rplR gene encoding 50S ribosomal protein L18 yields the protein MAYGQKILKGDAYKRASIKRRHIRIRKRINGTAERPRLVVTRSNRHIVAQVIDDLKGHTLASASTLDSSIRGGEGDKSAQAKQVGALVAERAKAAGVEAVVFDRGGNQYAGRIAALADAAREAGLKF
- the rpsE gene encoding 30S ribosomal protein S5, with translation MAGPQRRGGGAGGGERRDRKGRDGGAAAAEKTAYVERVVAINRVAKVVKGGRRFSFTALVVVGDGDGTVGVGYGKAKEVPAAIAKGVEEAKKHFFKVPRIQGTIPHPIQGEKAAGVVLLKPASPGTGVIAGGPVRAVLECAGIHDVLSKSLGSDNAINIVHATVEALKGLQRPEEIAARRGLPLEDVAPAALLRARAGAGA
- the rpmD gene encoding 50S ribosomal protein L30; amino-acid sequence: MAQLKITQVKSYIGSKQNHRDTLRSLGLKGINTQVVKEDRPEFRGMVHTVRHLVTVEEVD
- the rplO gene encoding 50S ribosomal protein L15: MAENNPLKIHNLRPAPGAKTAKTRVGRGEASKGKTAGRGTKGTKARYQVPERFEGGQMPLHMRLPKLKGFKNPFKTEYQVVNLDKLAALYPEGGEVTVESLVAKGAVRKNSLVKVLGQGEISVALQVTVDAVSGSAKEKITAAGGSVTELV